From Penicillium psychrofluorescens genome assembly, chromosome: 6, one genomic window encodes:
- a CDS encoding uncharacterized protein (ID:PFLUO_009425-T1.cds;~source:funannotate), which produces MAEPTEKEKMERGELFIAFSPELQAERDRCKYAYIRFNEAGEVSRRRSVELWRDITNDKTPLPPVQSDPAADEALFQNEPWVEPPVRVDYGYNVKLDEGAFINSNAVFIDSCPITIGARTMFGPGVNLYSGGHPLDPALRNGLKGPEFGKPITIGEDCWLGGNVIVLPGVTIGKGCTIGAGSVVTKDVPAFHVAAGNPARIIRRIETTMTE; this is translated from the exons ATGGCTGAACCCACCGAAaaagagaagatggagcgCGGTGAGCTCTTCATTGCCTTCTCCCCGGAGCTGCAAGCCGAGCGAGACCGCTGCAAATACGCCTACATCCGCTTCAACGAGGCGGGCGAGGTatcgcggcggcggtcggTTGAACTGTGGAGAGA CATCACCAACGACAAAACCCCACTCCCACCTGTTCAATCTGATCCCGCAGCCGACGAGGCTCTGTTCCAGAACGAGCCCTGGGTCGAGCCCCCCGTGCGGGTCGACTACGGGTACAATGTAAAACTCGACGAGGGCGCCTTCATCAATTCCAACGCGGTCTTCATCGACAGCTGCCCGATTACTATCGGGGCGCGAACTATGTTCGGCCCCGGGGTCAACTTGTACTCTGGTGGGCATCCGCTTGATCCTGCACTGCGCAATGGCTTGAAGGGGCCGGAGTTTGGAAAGCCGATTACTATTGGTGAGGATTGTTGGCTGGGTGGAAATGTGATTGTCTTGCCCGGTGTGACGATTGGGAAGGGGTGCACGATTGGGGCGGGCAGTGTGGTTACCAAG GATGTGCCTGCGTTCCACGTCGCAGCTGGGAACCCAGCTAGGATTATCCGTCGGATTGAAACCACGATGACAGAGTAG